The Psychrobacter raelei genome contains the following window.
TTTATCTTGGGCAAAAAGCTTTTGAACAAAAACCCAAGCTTGGCATCTAACTCAAACTTATCAGGCGCACTGAGCAACTGCCCCGTGGCGCCCGTACGCTTAAACGTGACGATGTCTTTATCCTCTAAGCGCAGATAAAGACAGTCATCACAACTTACGGCATCAAGC
Protein-coding sequences here:
- a CDS encoding polyhydroxyalkanoic acid system family protein, whose amino-acid sequence is MLCQLRFDGAGLDAVSCDDCLYLRLEDKDIVTFKRTGATGQLLSAPDKFELDAKLGFLFKSFLPKIKQQIEQNLDKAIAEKS